In the genome of Chelmon rostratus isolate fCheRos1 chromosome 12, fCheRos1.pri, whole genome shotgun sequence, the window TCAACGCTTCTAATATTTTCGGTAAACATCATCCTTTACTGGACACACTTACACTTGCAGGATGGGAGAGAATCGTTTTGCTCGTGTTTACCCTCGTCCTAATATTATAGTTATCTAACAACATTCTTACCATGAGGCAAAGTGACCGAAATCCTGTCAGAACAATATGTGTTGTTGTCTTGCTTTTTTCCCAGCAGAGTTTTAGTCCTCAGCGActgcattgtgtgtttttgtgatcaAATCATTTCAGAGTCAGTAAAAttattgtgctttattttatcTCAATCAAAATGCCCACAAGTCATTATTTTCTTGGAgagtagcagaaaaaaaaaaacctaaaccGTATATTgtaaacattcacattttttgttttttaaaaatgtattcttcAGTAAACTCAGCgcaaaataacacatttcatatagtaaacagaagaagaaacaacatTTATAGGCATCACTCCAAACCATTGGCTTAGATTGTGTTTTGAGGTTGATCTGCGCGGTGTATCCATCAGCTCAAATTGCACATAGTAAGTTAAAGTTAACTCTAAGACAAGTAGAAGTGCCACCGTGAAGCACACAGGTTGGCAAGAAGTTCAGATCAATCAGCCCTAACCACTGATCTTTGTTTGTCCTCAGCAAATAAAGACATGTGTTGTCATCACCCTCCACCATACCATTTGGCAGCGCCAACAAAATGGACCGATGTAGCCACGATTAAGGAATcaagacaaaacacatgcaATAATTTGGCCAAAAAGGGGACAATTTCCAGTAAACTGGTGCTCCAGTAACCACCCTTATGGCAAGAGTCTGAAAACAACTGTTGCCCATGAGAAAGGTGTCATAAAATCGAATGTCAAGGCACTTCCCCATGAGAGGATCTTGTCTTTGAGTGACATGTTTGTGAGGCAACAAAGTAATTCAACTAAAACTATCAGAATACATAAAAGTACTTAACACTTGGCAACTCCAATTTCAGTCAATGGACACGCTCTCAATAAGCGTATGAACACAGTTTACGTGGTAGCTTTGGTGTTGCTGCTAACCTGGCCTGACCCCCACAGTCAGTTTCACGCTGCAGTCGGGCTTTTAAAACAGATGCTTAAGTCAAAATCTTGCAGAACGATGTGTGACTGTGAAGTGACTCCACAACCTGTCAAATTTTGGTGACACTTTCTTTTACTTGTTTGTAAATTCCTGCTAATTTCCAGGACGTTTCTTTTCCGTATAGAGGCAGTCAATTCCAATTAATTCCAAATAATTGTCAGCTCAACGTGAAACAAATTTGTCTCCAGGCAAACGTGCAAGTTGACATGAATGGAGAATTAATTATTTGCTTCGctagatgagaaaataaaaccactcTCATATCTTTAAGATtgatatgaagctacagccagaagccagttagcttagcgtagcGTAGCAAAATCctcctaccagcacctctaaagcttgtTAATACattatatgttgtttgtttccatACAAGGGGAAAAATAGCTGTTTTAGGGGTGGTTACATGGCCGACTATTTAGTTTCCACTGGTTGCTGGACGTGTAAAATATCAAGCGGTGGAGGTGCCaataggtggattttgttatcttCGGACTGCTCGGGCGAGCTGTTTCCCAGTCTCCAGTCTTTGcgctatgctaagctaactggcttcACATTTAGCATACAGATATGAAAGATATAAATGATATGAGGTTAAAATCCCCATCTAACTCTCTGCTACCAAGCAAATatacatatttcccaaaatgtcagaccaTTTCCAAGTTTCTGAGTTTCCAATCAtacatgaataatgaataaacattCATTAGATGCAGCAACTCTTTCAAGGACCTAATTACTTTTCCCAATCTTAATACCAAGTAACTTAGTAAGGAAACTTCCAGGaaattattataaaataaagtgtCACTCAAATGCACCTACCTAAGCAGAATACTTTTACCATAGGTTTAAATATGATTTGTACTTGTTGGTTTTTCTGTGTTGGCAATAGATAAAAATACTTTATCTGGTAAATACAATTACTTATACTCTTATGTCACACTGGTAAAACTATATTAAATCAAAGCGATGTGCTCTGAGTAAcgcttgaattaaaaaaaagaaccgTGTTAAATTGGCAATCCTCTGTGGTTAAGATGGAGTAAAGAAAGTTCAAATACTCTTCCATCACTGATTTGAGTTTCTTGAGGAAACAAATTGCACTCTGTGACTAGAGCTATTGTCACTTTCTGTTACGTCACCTGTGACCACGTTTACAGCAGTTTCAATCACGCACAGCTTCTACATGAACTGGAGTTGCCAAGTCGCTGTCACAGGTACCAAAGTGTGAGGTTAGGTAACGAAACAGGGTGAAACCAAGGTAAAATCATATAGTACCCCACAAAGCTGCCTGCAAGTAGAGCTAACATGTAGCCTTTGACTTGAGCTTTGATTTTCATACGCAGTAAATAGAACCAGGCGTTTCTACATAAAATACCCACAATTCCATTTTTACTATTTACAAACTCATAAATATATAGTCTACAGTAGGAATCATTCCCCCCCAAACAatcatacaaaaaaacaacagaccaTAAAAAACTctgaacacaaataaaatagaTTATTTCtatcaaaagaaagaaaaagaaaacagaaacaaaatgtattcatattcCTTTGGAGTGTTTTGCTATGTTGATCTGTAGCAGTACTTGTGATGTCGAGCCCTCGGGAGATTTTGAGACCTGAGTGTCTTCGGTCAGGTGCAGATCACAATAGCGCTGAGATCCCTGGGAGGGGCCAGGCCCGGTTCATGTAATCCTACACTGAACATACaaagaaaattttaaaaaagggggGTAAGGATGAGGGGTCGGGGTGGGGGGAATAAAGACAGTTAAAAGATCACAGGTCATCACCACCCTAAGATTCGGGGGACTGCTCTGACAGAGTGTTGAGCAGGTTTTTGTAGGCTGGGGAGTTAATGTAGCGGGGGTACGAGTCTCTTTGCATTAGTGTGTAGATCTGCAGCTGGGCATCGTCGAACGTGTGCAAGGTGGGTTCCTGCATGTTCCTGTTGATCGCCTCACGCACACGGGAGTCAAGGCTCACCTGGAAGTCAAGAACAGGGGAAAACTTGGCTTCATTTTTTGTTAATGAAAGGTCAGTGACAAAATTGATCTCACGTTCATGCCTGTGcagcaaatatgaagctaccagcAGCTgtgtagcttagcttagcataattACTGGAAACGGGGGAAACTGATAGCCCGGCTCTGTCTAAAGATAACACAATCCGCCTACCAGCActtctgaagctcactaattaataaGTCATATCACGTTTGTTTAATCCACTGTGTTGTGTAAGTGTCCAGTCATCTCTGCGGTTTGCTGTAGTCAAGCATACAAACTCctgtaaaactgcaaattaGCATTGACccaggctacctgtttccctccatttccagtctttatgctaagctaagctaaccggcactcggctgtagcttcacatttatcgtacagacatgagagtggtgtcaatcttctcatctaactctgtgTAAGAAAGCTAATACGtggatttcccaaaatgtcaaagtgacCCTTTAATGCAAGGCAGAATTAGATGAATCGGGTATAATGAAGTTTCACTCTTGAAATCAACACATTTCCAATAACACAGTGAAATCACGAGCTGTCAGACCTCTTTAGGCGAGAGAATGGAGATGTAGTCCTCGTAGATGACCCGAGCCTTCTCCTCTACCACACTCTTATTGGCCTCTTTGCTGAACTCATCACAGGCTAACCAGAAGAGCATGTTCTCCTCGCTGAACTCTGTGCGAAGAAACTGTCGGAAGGAGTTCCTCCCCGCTGGGCAGCACATCAGCTTGTCAAACGACTGCCCCCATGAGCGCACCTCCTCCAGCGTGGGCTTAGGACTGCACAGAGCGTAGGCAACACGCAAGTGAGTgatttcaacatttattttccGCAAATACGTTCACGGATTTGGCATTTTCGTGCAGTGAAATGAACTGACCAGTCTTCACAGTCTGCGGTCCCTTCCTTGACGTCATGAGAAGTCTTTCGGCTCCTCTCATCCCGGTCTTCATTCCTAATGGTGACATGGAAACATAGcatgcaacagaaaaacattatgAACTGCACAGCATCGTTTTAGTTCTCTTACTGTAAATGTATTACATTTATGTTGCTGTGTAACAAACATCgcaaaacattcaaaaaatatCTTTCCATTGTTATACACAAGTCTGAGCAGAATGCATGTACAGCTTGCATGCATGTATCATTAAGCAAAAGTAATTTACATTTATCtttgcaactattttgataattaattaaggtcaaaagtaaaaaaaaaacttgccttctgtgacagtaaactgtaAGTCTTTGGTTGTTAGACAGGTGGtcggacaaaaaaaaagctatttgaGGATGTTATCTTGGGTCTGGGACATTTcaagaaaatgttcattatatatatagatataacAAATAGTTCTATAAATAATATATTGTGTCTGTTGTCCAGCTCTTGTCTGTGTATGatgatagtaataataataatattaatagttATGTGTTTAAGATTGCTTATGTTTGTTTAGTGTGCTATCTCTGTTTGGCTGCATGTATTTGCCTGTGTTGTTTGGTAAAAGTGTTCTCTGTCCTGTGCTCACATGTAATGAGAGTTACTGGGAACGAGACTCAAATTCCAAATATTGCCAAATATTCAGATTCTGCAGATACGTCTCTCGCATTTCTCACACTCGCAGCAGATTAGGCATGTTCAACGTTGTGATTAGGCTGCTGCAGGACAAGAGTCCACAGATCATGACAAGCATAAAACACGAGCTGGAGCCTGCCGctcagacacagcagctcaggCTGTGCCGTCCCGTGTGCAATAATGTCGGCCATGCTGGGCCACAATGAGCGAGTTCTCGGGTGGGGGAAACACCTACCAGgaacagctacagcagcagcaccagcagaagCAACATGCATTCGAGCCCCGTGGGTTGGCTTGGCCCGGCTGGCCCTGCTGGGCCGGTGCAGTTCCCCCCGCTGCCGACTCCTGCTGCACCGACATCTGCCTCTTTCGCATCTCCATCCGCTCTGATCCCATGGGCTAtgacaggcagaggagaggcGCTGAGTTCAGTGTCTAGATGTCAGGAATAGTATTTAACTGAGACTTCATCTTGTGGCAAGAAAATCTGTTGACCTGCAATGCATCTGTATGACACATAACAGTGCCAGTGCCATAGTAAGAACAGCATGGTGTACTGTGATGATACCAAAGACCAGTGTGAAATCCTTTTAAAAGCACCTTGATCACTTTCACCGTGGTAAcaattaatttgatttatttcatttaccACTCAGCAGTTGACACCTATGTATTTGTtatgtctgctgctgctctgtggctgcGGCGTGTGCTGGCATGCCCAGAGGTCACACTGCAAAGGAATGCCGTTTTTTGCTCTATTCAGGGCAAAATTGTGGAAGAATaatttgctgattttgtttttcctgccaaATATGCAGGCGGCAAGCACATTTTAGCCCCGCTAATCTGAAACTGGCTGCATGTTCCCTTTTACACTCTAACAGCATGCATAAAAGCGATGGATTGTTGAACATGGGCTCAATGTCCATAATCCAAAATTTGAAATATCTCATTTGTGAAAGCCTGAGTGTAAAAGCAGTGCATTAAAGGATTTGCAATGCTCACTGGGCCCAAGTGAAGCAATACATTAAATACAcatcaaaataatgtaaatatttttctctgtttttttttttttgttgttgtttgtttgtttttgattattgCATGTCAAGTGTGACTTTGTCCTGCACCTTTAGGCTACATTTATCATGTTCATTGGATATTACCGTGTTCTGACTGAGACTCCAGCTCTCTAGCATTCAACAGAATCTCCATGAAGGTTTTTGCAGGCCTGTAGACTACAGACAAGCTATGTTCACAGAATGACTTCTTGTCTGATTTTAACAAATGTGTCATCACCGGGTCAGACACTGCCAAATCCTGTCAGATCATTTATGTAACAAAGCTGCCGCTTCCACCACACGGCATCATCCGGCTACTACCTGACACAAGAAACGacgcttaaaaaaaaatgtcaggagATTTGGTACATGGGAGGGGGGGCGAAGGCGCAGCTTGCAAATCTATAACCGCAGCATCGCTCTATCACAGCCTTCAGTGAATACGATACTATTTGGTCGTTTCTAAAATGGATCCGCGCGGTTTCATTCAGACTCGGTGCTGGCTTCGGCTGCAGATTTCGTGCGTCGTGCCAAATGGCATATTTTACGCGTTAAAGGTGTCGGGTACTTCAAAAGCTGACACAACTGCAGCACGCTATGGCTTGACTCAACAGCTATAGACGATGAgattgggggtgggggtggtcGTATCCATTCAAAGGATAAATCATGATAACACCAAATAAACCGCCACTCTCCCCTCAATCTTACGGTAGCAGAAATGTGAACGACGCTGGGATGTAATGGTTCCCGGACGATCTGACAGCAGAAACCATTGCATTAGCAACTCGCACATCACATCAATGGAAAGTGCCACCATGAAGAACCGTGGAGCTTCATCGCCCTGGACAACCACCGAAAAGACACTGCCTAGATCTGTTAAAAGCCCGCTGTACAGCAAGATAGTGACATGCCATTTAAAACGCCGGGAAACGGACGCAAACGCCCCGCTTTCGAAATGTCCGTGCAATGATACATCGGTTTGCCACCAGTACTTACAATTTCACCATGTATGCACAACGAGAAGAGGTAAATCTTTGCCTTGATTACATCCGATGGCACATAAGGCTTTTTTTCCCGACCGGCTGCTTCAAGTCAGTACGCATGCGTCTTCTCTCCAACTCGTAGTAGCCAAGTGAAGAGAGTAAACCCCTGACAGTATGGCACAGGTTTACAGTGCAGCTCCTTTTCCCTGCCTTGTGTGTGATAAAGGGACTATTCAAGCAGCGGAGGCTGCGTGATGTCAGTTTACCataaagaagagggagaggaactGCAAATTCAGGCTAAACTCGAACCCACCAGGCAGAAACACACCCATAAACTTCGCTCGAGCTCCCGTTGCATTGCAGATACTTACAAaactcaaaacatttcaaatcacCAGGTatattgccccccccccccccccccccccccccacacacacacacacacacacacacacaagaaaagtCACGATTTGGTCGGCACATGCGCCAGTGAGCCTCCGCCTGAAGtcgctgtctgtggtgctgaaacagGCGGCAGCTGATGGAGTGCAGCACTTGCTTCAACTTGCTGAAGGATGGCATGACTTTGGCAGCCAGGCAGCGTTGTATCATTTTCGAAGTGTAGTCTTACATGTCTACTGTGAGTGAGTGCTTTCACATTCTTCACTGATTTATGCACCCAGAGCACCGAACTGCTCCGTTTCTTTTCAGCTCTGAGTGAATTTTAATCCACTTgccacacatgcacgctcacatGCTGCATGCATGTACTCTTCCGTCAATgcacacacaatcatacacatacacactctctttTTATAATCCGTTCAGTTGTTTATGTCCTGAATCTGTTGCATTCATTTGCTTGTTTAGTTGTTtcaaacatgaataataataaaaaaaaactactctGGGATAGCAGCTGCTATTCAGTTAGTAGTTAATAGACATTAGATCTGTTGCATCgcttctctctgtgcagcagccTTTCCTTTATCTCTTCTACAGATACTTACCAAGCTCATGTGTGCTGCTAATCTACAGCACAGGCCTGCAACCATTAAGGATGCAGACGACAACACTGCCATCTGAAGGTAGCTCAAACTACAGCACTGACATGTTCCCCATGCACATGGCAGCAAAGCACTCACTGACACTGAGCCTCGGTGTTcacatgaatgtgtgaaaagCAGCTATGTTTGCAAGGTACAATCTTTTTAATGTGATCCTCATTATTTTACATGGTGCGatgtgtatgtttctgtgcCCTTGCGAATGCTAATTGATGCAGAATCAAGCCAGACATAGTGGGCtgtacattttcacacatatcTTTCAATGCAGTATACTATATGCCTTTAttaatgctttgttttcaggGGCATGCCATGTCTTGCTTTGCAGAAACACCAGATGGCACTCTGCCTATTCTTCAGAAGTCTAATAAAACATACTCTATTTTATGTAATTATCTTCTTAATTTACACCAACAGATTTGTGCTGTTGCCTGTCTGCGTCACGTTGTCAGTGAAGATGCTCTCTGATGCCATGGAAATGAATGTCACCAGTTCTACATTGTGATAAGAAGCTGTAGGAGCGCCTTGGTAGCTGAATAGCTACAGCACATGTTGCCACATAACCGCAGTGCTACTGGTTCTATTCCAGCCTCTGTTGCATGTCATTtaccccctccttcccccgtcacatttcctgtgtgtctctTGTCCAATACGGGCAAAAATACCCccaaataatcaataaaagaataaaaaagctTGTGCTGCACGATGGGAGCGTCTGTAATATAAAACTGA includes:
- the rgs20 gene encoding regulator of G-protein signaling 20 encodes the protein MPCGRALRQWEIRPTSALRGIRRTRSLMWQRIRGLARTCRHSVGYLLNDNDPIQEEQEMVCLEPMGSERMEMRKRQMSVQQESAAGGTAPAQQGQPGQANPRGSNACCFCWCCCCSCSWNEDRDERSRKTSHDVKEGTADCEDCPKPTLEEVRSWGQSFDKLMCCPAGRNSFRQFLRTEFSEENMLFWLACDEFSKEANKSVVEEKARVIYEDYISILSPKEVSLDSRVREAINRNMQEPTLHTFDDAQLQIYTLMQRDSYPRYINSPAYKNLLNTLSEQSPES